In Deinococcus maricopensis DSM 21211, the sequence GCGGGAGGGTCTCGCCGGTGCGTGCCCCGTTCGGGCCGGCCGTGACGTGCAGCGTGTCGCCGTCCAGCGTCGCCCAGGTGGACGGATCGCCCTGTTCGGCGCGGGGGTGTTCGATTCGTACGATGCGCATGCGCGGAGTGTAACAGTGCGCGTCTGTGCAGCGCACCGGGCGCGGCAGCGTTCATGAGCGTTCACGCAACACGCCTTGACGCACGTGGGATGCGCGCCACACGTAAACGCCCGGTCAGGTGCGCTTCACGCACGCACGCGGCACGGCTCGTAGGGTGAGGACATGAACATTCCAGGTTCCGCGGCGCGCGGCGCTGCCGCCCTGCGTGACGCCGCGAGCGCCGGGATGGACCACGCGGCACCGTGGCTGGAACGCCTCGCCCGCTTCGGGTACTGGAGCAAGGGCGTCGTGTACCTCACGATTGGCACGCTCGCGCTGCTCCGCACTCTGCAGGTGGAACGCGGGCGCACCATCGACCCGCGCGGCGCGCTCGATACGCTGGGCATGACGCTCGGCACCACCGTCCTGAGCCGCACGTTGCTGCTCACGCTCGCGTTCGGCCTGCTCGGGTACTGCGTATGGCAGGCGCTGCGGGCGCTGTTCGACCCGGAACGCCAGGGGCACGCGCCCAAAGGCCTCATCAAACGCGCCGGGTACCTCCTGAGCGCCACGGCGTACGCGAGCCTCGGGTGGGCCGCCGCGCGGCGCGCCGTGACGGGCGCGCACGCCGCGAACCCGCACGCGGAGGAGGAATGGACGGCGCACCTGCTGAAACTCCCCAGCGGGCGCCTGCTCGTCGCCGTCGTCGGCTTGGTGTTCGTGATCGTCGCCGTGAACCAGCTGTACGTGGCGCTGCGCGCGCTGTTCCTGAAACGCATTCGGCTTACGGACCTCGGCGAGAAACGGCGCGGGCTCCTCACCGCTGTCGGTCAGGTCGGCATCACGGCGCGCGCGCTCGTGGCCGCCGTGATCGGCGCGTTCTTCCTGCAGGCCGCGTGGGACGTCGACCCAGAAGAAGCCGGCAGCATCGGCGAGGCGCTCCTCGCGTACGAAACGGCGCCGTTCGGTTCCGTGCTGATGCCGCTCGTGGCGCTCGGCATGGTCGTGTACGGGCTGTACGCCTGGGTGCAGGCCGCGTACCGCCGCATTCACATCGAGGGGTGCCTCGAACCGGACCCTGGAGAGCCCGCGCATGACGCGTAACGCTCGGGCCCGCGCGTGGACGTGGGCGCTGAACCTCATCGTGCTCGGCAGCCTGCTGCTCGCCGCGCACCGCTATGTGAACGGCGAGGACCTCCTCGGGACGCTGCGCCGCGCGCACTTCGGCGTGCTGGCGCTCGCGGCGCTGCTGGGCCTCACGTACACCTTCATCAAGGGCGTGCGCTTCGTGGGCCTCACGCGGCCTGTCGGCGCACCCCCGGGCCGCACGGTCCTGCACGCCTACATCGCCGCCGAGGCCGCCACGATCCTGCCGGGCGGCGTGGCCATGCGCGCCGCGCTGCTCGCGCAGGCGGGCCTGCCGGTCGCGCGCGGCAGCGTGCCCGTGCTGCTCGCGAGCGTGCAGGACCAGCTGGTGCTCGCCACGTGCGCGCTCCTCGGCACGCTCGCCGTGCCGAGCGCCCGCCCGGCCGTGCTGGGCGCCCTGGGCGCGTTCGCGCTGATCGGCGCGGCCCTGGCCGTGCCGGGCCTGCGCCGCGCCGCGTCCGGGGCGCTGAACGCCCTGCTCACGCGCGCCGGCGCGCCCGGCGCGTGGGCGGCGTTCACGGGCGGCGCGGCGCAGGTGCTGCGCGGGCGCACCCTGCTCATCACGACGCTCATCACGTTCGCGTCTGTGCTCGTGAAAATCATCGCGCTCGCCGCGTGCCTCGCGGCTGTCGGCGCCAGTGCCCCCATCGTCACGCTGTGCCTCGCCACGGTCCTCCCCACCATGCTCGGGCGGCTCACGCCCATTCCGGGCGGCGTGGGCGTCACCGAGGCGGGCATGGTCACGCTGCTCGCCGCGAGCGGCGTGCATACCGAAATGGGCCTCGCCGCCAGCCTGTTGTTCCGCGTCACCACCGTGTTCGTGCCCGTGCTGATCGGCGCGGCCGTGTACTTCCTGACCTGGCGTCCCCGCACGGACCTCCAGCAACCCACCTGAAGAAGGGAACCTCACCATGCAAGCCACCCTGATCTACAACAAACGCGCCGGCGGCAGCGACCGCAGTGACCCTCAGGCCCTCGTGGACGCCCTGCACGCCGCCGGGTACGTGCCCGTGTACCGCGCCACCGACCACGAACAGGCCCTGCGCGAAGCGCTCTCGGACGTGCAGGGCACCGTGTTCGTCGCGGGCGGTGACGGCACCATCCGCGCTGCCGCCGGGCACCTCATCGGGCGCGGTCTTACCCTCGGTGTCCTCCCGCTCGGCACCGCCAACAACATCGGGCGGACGCTGGGCGTGAGCGGCGAACCGCTCGACGTCATCGCCCGCTACGCCGGCGCGCAGGCCAGACCGTTCGACGTGGGCCGCGTGACCGCCCCGTGGGGTGAGGACTTCTTCCTGGAGGCGTTCGGGTGCGGCCTGTACGCCGACGTGCTCGCCGCGTACGACCCGGACGAAGGCAAAAGCCCCCTGCGGGCCGCGCAGGCCATCGTCGGCACCCTCGGCAGCTACGACCCGCCCCCCATGAAGCTGAGCATGGACGGCGTGGACTACAGCGGCGCGTACCTCCTCATCGAGGTCCTCAACACCCGCGCGACCGGCCCGCGCCTGAACCTCGCACCGGACGCCGACCCGGGAGACGGCCTGCTGAACGTCGTCCGCGTGAACCGCGAAGGCCGCGACAGCGCCGTCGCGTACTTCACGGCCCTCGCGAGCGGCGCGTTCCCGGAGCTGCCCAGCGTCGGGCACCTGCAGGCCCGCATCGTCGAATTCGAGTGGAATGGCGAGCACTTCCACGTGGACGGCGAGGTGCGCCCCGCCCCGGAAGGCCCCTACCCGCCCGACGTGCCGCCCACCACCGTCGGCACCGTCCGCGTGGAGATCATGCCCGGCGCGCTCAACGTCCTCGTGCCCAACGACCAGCGCGAGGGGCAGGCGTGACGCCCGACCTGCAGGGCCAGCACGTCGAACGCGACGGCGTGCCCGTCATGCGCATCGACCTGCACGTGCACACGGAGGCGTCCCACGACTGCCGCACGCCCATTCAGGCGTTCCCCGCGTGGTGCCTCGCGCACAACCTCCGCGTGCTCGCCGTCACCGATCACGACCAGCACTGGGGCGGCGTCGCGCTGCAGCAGCACGTCCGCGATCTCGGCCTCGACGACCAGCTGTGGATCATCGCGGGCGAGGAGATCACCACGCGCGAAGGGGAGCTGATCGGCCTGTTCCTGCAGGAGCGCATCCCGCCGAACCTCACGCCGGAAGACACCGTCCGCGAAATCAAGGCGCAGGGCGGGCTGGTCATGCTGCAGCACGGTTTCGACCCGCTCAAACGCTACCGCCTGCGGCCCGAAGCGACGGCGCGCATCGCGGACGACGTGGACATCGTCGAGACGTTCAACGCGCGCCTGTCCCGCCCGCAGTACAACCGCGACGCCGCCACCTGGGCGCAGGCGCGGCACCTGCCCGAGTGCGGCGGGTCCGACGCGCACACCCTGCAGGACGTCGGCGAAGGCTGGTCGGAAGCGCCGCTGCAACCCGTCCGCACGCCCGAGGAGCTCCTCGCGGCGCTGCGGGCCGGGCAGGTGCACGGCTCGTGGACGCCGCCCGTATGGGCGTTCGTGCGCAAGCAATGGCGGAACTTGTGGAGCAGCGCGAGCGGACGAGGGCGGCAGACACCGGAGTAAGCGCCTGCGGACAACACGCGCAGTGTTTTGGAGCGTCAGCGTCAACAACAGTCCGTTTCGACGCCGCCGACCGTTTTACCCGCAGGCTCCAAAGGGACTCCCGTGGACGCTCAGCGCCGGGTTCCGAGAGGGACCTTCCGGCCGTTGCGGCGGATGACCCGTTGGGACATGGCTGGAGGGGCGCTGAGCGTGTGCGGCCCCGAAGACGCAGACGCTCAGCTCCCAGAGGTGCCCGAGCGTGCCGTACAAGCCGTCCGGCGCGAGCGTCGACGCGCAGTCCCCGTCCGGAAGGAGGCCACGTTCCCAGGGCCCCTCGCCCCGTCTGGGGTGTACGTGGCCACCCGGTGCGGGTCGTACAGAAAGCACGCAGGCTGCCAGTCCAGCGCGTAGAGACACGTCCCGGGCGGTGTGGCTCGCCGAAGATACGCCTGCATCTTGAGGGAAAAGTCATCCCCGTCCGCGTCCGTGCTGTGCGCGGTGAGGCTGAACGTGACGGAAGGCGTGAGCTCCGCGAAGTCGGGCCACTGGGACGGCGCCCCGCTCGGGTTGAACCGGAAGCGGTCATGGACGACCGCCCACACCTCGCTGGTTTCGGCGTCCTGCAGCACCCGCCATATCATGCCGCCGATTCTCGCGGCGCTCATGCGGGCGAGACAAGCTGCCCGCCTCGCTCCCGTAGACTTGCTGGCATGAGTCAAGGTTTCATCCGCGCGGACGACGTGCTGCAGGAGGTTCTGACCCCGGCGGCGGTGCGGCGCCTGGACATGCATTACGGCAACCACGATCTTATTCAGGGCCTGGACCTGCTGGGCCTCGCGGGGCCGTTCTACCGCGTGAGCCCGTGGGAGCTGGAAGACGAGTCGGGCGCGCGGCGCATCAACGCGTCAGGGTACGCGGCGGTGCCGTTCGGGGATATGCCGCCGGAAATCACGTCGTTCCTGCAGCAGTTCCTGGAGCGGAACCGCGCAATGGGGCTGCCGCAGCAGTCGTCGTCGCCGTGGCGGGCAGCGCTGCAGACGAACCTCGTGCGGCTGCTCGCGCGGGAGCTGCCGAGCCACCGGGATTCGCAGGTGTTCTTCTG encodes:
- a CDS encoding diacylglycerol/lipid kinase family protein, which gives rise to MQATLIYNKRAGGSDRSDPQALVDALHAAGYVPVYRATDHEQALREALSDVQGTVFVAGGDGTIRAAAGHLIGRGLTLGVLPLGTANNIGRTLGVSGEPLDVIARYAGAQARPFDVGRVTAPWGEDFFLEAFGCGLYADVLAAYDPDEGKSPLRAAQAIVGTLGSYDPPPMKLSMDGVDYSGAYLLIEVLNTRATGPRLNLAPDADPGDGLLNVVRVNREGRDSAVAYFTALASGAFPELPSVGHLQARIVEFEWNGEHFHVDGEVRPAPEGPYPPDVPPTTVGTVRVEIMPGALNVLVPNDQREGQA
- a CDS encoding lysylphosphatidylglycerol synthase transmembrane domain-containing protein, which codes for MTRNARARAWTWALNLIVLGSLLLAAHRYVNGEDLLGTLRRAHFGVLALAALLGLTYTFIKGVRFVGLTRPVGAPPGRTVLHAYIAAEAATILPGGVAMRAALLAQAGLPVARGSVPVLLASVQDQLVLATCALLGTLAVPSARPAVLGALGAFALIGAALAVPGLRRAASGALNALLTRAGAPGAWAAFTGGAAQVLRGRTLLITTLITFASVLVKIIALAACLAAVGASAPIVTLCLATVLPTMLGRLTPIPGGVGVTEAGMVTLLAASGVHTEMGLAASLLFRVTTVFVPVLIGAAVYFLTWRPRTDLQQPT
- a CDS encoding DUF1206 domain-containing protein → MNIPGSAARGAAALRDAASAGMDHAAPWLERLARFGYWSKGVVYLTIGTLALLRTLQVERGRTIDPRGALDTLGMTLGTTVLSRTLLLTLAFGLLGYCVWQALRALFDPERQGHAPKGLIKRAGYLLSATAYASLGWAAARRAVTGAHAANPHAEEEWTAHLLKLPSGRLLVAVVGLVFVIVAVNQLYVALRALFLKRIRLTDLGEKRRGLLTAVGQVGITARALVAAVIGAFFLQAAWDVDPEEAGSIGEALLAYETAPFGSVLMPLVALGMVVYGLYAWVQAAYRRIHIEGCLEPDPGEPAHDA
- a CDS encoding PHP-associated domain-containing protein, coding for MTPDLQGQHVERDGVPVMRIDLHVHTEASHDCRTPIQAFPAWCLAHNLRVLAVTDHDQHWGGVALQQHVRDLGLDDQLWIIAGEEITTREGELIGLFLQERIPPNLTPEDTVREIKAQGGLVMLQHGFDPLKRYRLRPEATARIADDVDIVETFNARLSRPQYNRDAATWAQARHLPECGGSDAHTLQDVGEGWSEAPLQPVRTPEELLAALRAGQVHGSWTPPVWAFVRKQWRNLWSSASGRGRQTPE
- a CDS encoding DUF2716 domain-containing protein, coding for MSLRAGLAACVLSVRPAPGGHVHPRRGEGPWERGLLPDGDCASTLAPDGLYGTLGHLWELSVCVFGAAHAQRPSSHVPTGHPPQRPEGPSRNPALSVHGSPFGACG